From Candida dubliniensis CD36 chromosome 7, complete sequence, the proteins below share one genomic window:
- the NRG1 gene encoding transcriptional regulator, putative (NRG1 represses yeast-hypha morphogenesis and hypha-specific gene expression in Candida albicans), with amino-acid sequence MLYQQSYPITNKLLNADTAGSTSTSSIMDGGCTLSKPGNAKTKSATSLPSFNELLTSIPLPNEFKPATNNTKQGTSPTTVTSPYSYYMGPPVQHRLPTPPPYPTSSPTIATAATPLPQHSPYLQPQQTLQQPQPYHQQYYNYQYAATSASAVAAPPPYPHSTQVSSIPPPPLPTTYHQRNQQPVYQQNGGVPIMIRPSPGLITPTSTTFDHAKIRSNSTGNISNTTSSQSKDPRRKHVCKVCSRSFTTSGHLARHNRIHTGERKHQCPWPTCEARFARQDNCNQHYKTHTNGKNKRNRQQHRNVGSSHVATKYNTKSLV; translated from the coding sequence ATGctttatcaacaatcatatccaataacaaataaattgttaaatGCTGACACTGCTGGTAGTACCTCCACATCTTCTATCATGGACGGTGGGTGTACTTTGTCCAAACCTGGTAATgctaaaacaaaatcagcAACTTCATTACCTTCATTCAATGAACTACTTACCTCCATCCCATTACCAAATGAGTTTAAGCCAGCAACCAACAATACTAAACAAGGAACGTCACCAACTACAGTGACATCTCCTTATAGTTATTACATGGGTCCACCAGTTCAACATCGTTtaccaacaccaccaccatatCCAACAAGCTCCCCAACAATAGCAACGGCTGCCACTCCGTTACCACAACACTCGCCCTACTTACAGCCGCAACAAACACTACAACAACCTCAACCCTACCATCAACAGTACTACAACTATCAATATGCTGCTACTTCTGCTtctgctgttgctgctcCACCTCCTTATCCTCACTCCACCCAAGTGAGCTCTattccaccaccaccattaccaaCAACATATCACCAACGCAACCAACAACCTGTTTACCAACAGAATGGCGGAGTACCGATTATGATCAGACCATCACCAGGATTAATCACTCCTACATCTACTACTTTTGACCATGCCAAGATACGGTCAAATTCTACTGGAAATATATCTAATACCACTAGTAGTCAAAGTAAAGACCCAAGAAGAAAACATGTTTGCAAAGTGTGTTCGAGGTCGTTTACCACTTCAGGACATTTGGCAAGACATAATCGTATTCATACTggagaaagaaaacatCAATGTCCTTGGCCAACTTGTGAAGCCCGTTTTGCTCGTCAAGATAATTGTAACCAGCATTACAAAACTCATACCAATGGAAAAAATAAACGAAACAGACAACAACACAGGAATGTGGGATCTTCACACGTTGCAACAAAATACAACACCAAGAGCTTAGTATAG